In one Deinococcus roseus genomic region, the following are encoded:
- a CDS encoding cytochrome c oxidase subunit II produces the protein MDPHTIERFEKGWMLLAATLVLVLIGVTLSNVVQAAVPAVDMHHHTLKSVNPQDLSSTPFATPGLKQNEMGQYELYMLAQAFMFNPPVVKVPAGKPIQLFVTSTDVVHGLQIENTNINIEVIPGVVGQVTYTFKKPGVYRVGCNEYCGVGHQSMMTQLIVEETP, from the coding sequence ATGGACCCCCACACCATCGAGCGTTTCGAGAAAGGCTGGATGCTGCTGGCCGCCACCCTGGTGCTGGTCTTGATCGGGGTGACCCTCAGCAACGTGGTGCAGGCTGCTGTGCCTGCCGTGGACATGCACCACCACACCCTGAAAAGTGTGAACCCCCAGGACCTTTCCAGCACCCCCTTCGCCACCCCCGGACTGAAACAGAATGAAATGGGACAGTACGAGCTGTACATGCTGGCCCAGGCCTTCATGTTCAATCCTCCAGTTGTGAAAGTGCCTGCAGGCAAACCCATCCAGCTTTTTGTGACCTCCACAGACGTGGTGCACGGCCTGCAGATCGAGAACACAAACATCAACATCGAGGTGATCCCCGGTGTGGTTGGGCAGGTGACCTACACCTTCAAGAAGCCCGGCGTTTACCGCGTGGGCTGCAATGAGTACTGCGGGGTGGGCCACCAGAGCATGATGACCCAGCTGATTGTGGAGGAAACCCCATGA
- a CDS encoding CBS domain-containing protein: protein MLVQERMTRNPLTVAPSTPALEAAARLKISRLHVLPVVAHGKLVGVVKERDLEDAAHRQAELQQQQLEQVGQHDSLPYLFTRLLLQNLTVQDVMAESTAELVPTMTLAQAARTLLTHHVLGLPVVQNGDLVGVLTVSDLLGALAETDPQVQA, encoded by the coding sequence ATGCTGGTTCAAGAGCGCATGACCCGAAATCCATTGACTGTCGCCCCTTCCACCCCTGCCCTGGAAGCCGCTGCCCGCCTCAAAATCAGCAGGCTGCATGTGCTGCCCGTGGTTGCCCATGGAAAGCTTGTGGGTGTGGTGAAAGAACGGGATCTGGAAGATGCGGCCCACCGGCAGGCAGAGCTGCAACAGCAGCAACTGGAGCAGGTGGGACAGCACGATTCCCTGCCTTACCTGTTCACCCGCCTCTTGCTGCAAAACCTCACGGTGCAAGACGTGATGGCAGAAAGCACTGCTGAACTGGTGCCCACCATGACCCTGGCCCAGGCCGCCCGCACCCTGTTGACCCACCATGTGCTGGGCCTCCCGGTGGTGCAGAACGGCGATCTGGTGGGGGTGCTCACGGTGAGCGATTTGCTGGGAGCCCTGGCAGAAACAGATCCCCAGGTGCAGGCCTGA
- a CDS encoding cytochrome c oxidase subunit 2A, with protein sequence MEEKSPRGTLLIVAVLLAAIVGMWLLVYSIMLRQA encoded by the coding sequence ATGGAAGAGAAATCCCCCAGAGGAACCCTGCTGATTGTGGCCGTGCTGCTGGCCGCCATTGTGGGCATGTGGCTTTTGGTGTACAGCATCATGCTGAGGCAGGCCTGA
- a CDS encoding b(o/a)3-type cytochrome-c oxidase subunit 1, with translation MTTSTFTPSQEQAYATHPEKKIALYYTVTGLIFLLVGVLLGPLQALNYAGIDVYKYLPFLKSYYQGLTLHGVLNALVFTTYFICGILLYLPARELNLRPNLKFAWFTYWLMNFGVVLAAIAILGNNASVLYTFYPPLKGSPLFYIGAALLVASSLLVGGQTIYMWTGWKRQHPGKVTPVTTYMSVATWFMWILASLGIVVEVVVYLIPWSLGWTPTVDPLLARTLFWYTGHPIVYFWLLPAYVSWYAFIPRQSGGKIVSEPLARLAFGLFLLLSVPVGLHHQFTDPGISNTWKLIQMCLTFAVAVPSMLTAFSVGASLEYAARLKGGKGLVGWMGKLPWQDASFTAQVLAMTSFIFGGAGGMVNASMSLDHVVHNTAWIPGHFHITVGTATTLTFFGMTFWLLPHLTGKKLFSPKMALASCWWWFIGMMTFALGMHWEGLLGIPRRAHIAALPAEQLAQYSQNAHIPMVLTGISGMLLLVGAILYYTVVAGTLWGNQRDVKNAPEIPFSESLTPTESRRSVRVLDRLWLWFGVAFLIVLGAYLPVILPMLHNPTLVPGMRLW, from the coding sequence ATGACCACGAGCACCTTCACCCCCTCCCAGGAGCAGGCCTACGCCACCCACCCGGAGAAGAAAATCGCGCTGTACTACACCGTGACCGGCCTGATTTTCCTGCTGGTCGGGGTGCTGCTTGGCCCCCTGCAGGCCCTGAATTACGCGGGCATTGATGTCTACAAGTACCTGCCCTTCCTGAAGTCCTACTACCAGGGCCTGACCCTGCACGGGGTGCTCAATGCGCTGGTGTTTACCACCTACTTCATTTGCGGCATCCTGCTGTACTTGCCTGCCCGTGAACTCAATTTGCGTCCCAACCTGAAATTCGCCTGGTTCACCTACTGGCTGATGAATTTCGGGGTGGTGCTGGCCGCCATTGCCATTCTGGGCAACAACGCCAGCGTGCTGTACACTTTTTATCCGCCGCTCAAGGGCTCTCCCCTGTTCTACATCGGGGCTGCGCTGCTGGTGGCTTCCAGCTTGCTGGTGGGCGGTCAGACCATCTACATGTGGACCGGCTGGAAACGCCAGCATCCCGGAAAAGTCACGCCCGTCACCACCTACATGAGCGTGGCCACCTGGTTCATGTGGATTCTGGCCTCGCTGGGCATCGTGGTGGAAGTGGTGGTGTACCTGATTCCCTGGTCATTGGGCTGGACCCCCACCGTGGACCCCCTGCTGGCCCGCACGCTGTTCTGGTACACCGGACACCCCATCGTGTACTTCTGGTTGCTGCCCGCGTATGTCAGCTGGTACGCCTTCATTCCCAGACAGAGCGGCGGCAAGATTGTCTCTGAACCCCTGGCCCGTCTGGCTTTCGGACTTTTCCTGCTGCTGAGTGTTCCGGTGGGATTGCACCACCAGTTCACCGATCCTGGCATCTCCAACACCTGGAAGTTGATCCAGATGTGCCTGACTTTCGCTGTGGCCGTGCCCAGCATGCTCACGGCTTTCAGTGTGGGGGCCAGCCTGGAATACGCTGCCCGACTGAAAGGTGGCAAGGGATTGGTTGGCTGGATGGGGAAACTGCCCTGGCAGGACGCCTCTTTCACTGCGCAGGTGCTGGCCATGACCAGCTTCATCTTCGGTGGGGCAGGTGGCATGGTGAATGCCAGCATGTCTCTGGACCATGTGGTGCACAACACCGCCTGGATTCCCGGTCACTTCCACATCACCGTGGGCACCGCCACCACCCTGACCTTCTTCGGGATGACCTTCTGGCTCTTGCCCCACCTGACCGGCAAGAAACTCTTCAGTCCAAAAATGGCCCTGGCGTCCTGCTGGTGGTGGTTCATCGGCATGATGACCTTCGCACTGGGGATGCACTGGGAGGGACTGCTGGGGATTCCCCGCCGTGCCCACATCGCTGCTTTGCCTGCAGAACAACTGGCCCAGTACAGCCAGAACGCCCACATCCCCATGGTGCTCACCGGAATCAGCGGCATGCTCTTGCTGGTCGGGGCCATCCTGTATTACACGGTGGTTGCTGGCACGCTGTGGGGCAACCAGCGGGATGTTAAAAATGCTCCAGAAATCCCTTTCAGTGAATCCCTGACCCCCACCGAAAGCCGCCGCAGTGTGCGGGTGCTGGACCGCCTGTGGCTGTGGTTCGGGGTGGCGTTCCTGATCGTGCTGGGCGCTTACCTGCCCGTGATCCTGCCCATGCTGCACAACCCCACCCTGGTGCCTGGAATGCGGCTCTGGTGA
- a CDS encoding c-type cytochrome, with amino-acid sequence MHKTLLLLMLAGVTSLSLAADPRGNAASGKTLYSSTCQMCHGDKAQGMVGPKLAGVVSKWKFADFKKAIATGVNPSKKTLSATMPRYGKMPFMGSSKPATDQQIADVLAFLKTLK; translated from the coding sequence ATGCACAAAACCCTTCTGCTGCTGATGCTCGCTGGTGTCACCTCCCTGTCCCTGGCCGCCGATCCCAGAGGCAACGCTGCCTCCGGCAAAACCCTCTACTCCTCCACCTGCCAGATGTGCCACGGTGACAAAGCGCAGGGCATGGTCGGTCCGAAACTGGCTGGCGTGGTGTCCAAATGGAAGTTTGCAGACTTCAAAAAGGCCATTGCCACCGGGGTGAATCCCTCCAAGAAGACCCTGAGTGCCACCATGCCCCGTTACGGCAAGATGCCTTTCATGGGCTCCAGCAAACCCGCCACCGACCAGCAGATTGCAGATGTGCTGGCCTTCCTGAAGACACTCAAGTGA
- a CDS encoding DeoR/GlpR family DNA-binding transcription regulator: MNASERKKKILEALLTSKFVPIRDLAQAMGVHDITIRRDLQELEKQRVLEVVRGGARLVEQAQMDVAYEMRAQTELDAKRRIAAEALKLIQDGDTIALDASTTTLEIARVLSARENLHVLASSLDAANVLASSKIPFTVVGGTFNPVVRGFSGPISELVLGRLHPDRVFFSARGLSLKGGLTDASLVEAEVKNRLIQSAKTVIALIDHTKFGVLAFSSIVPLTDVDILITDQEPDSAMKKMLQDAQVKVIVARD; the protein is encoded by the coding sequence ATGAACGCCTCAGAGCGGAAAAAGAAAATCCTGGAAGCTTTGCTCACCTCCAAATTCGTGCCCATCCGGGACCTTGCCCAGGCCATGGGGGTGCATGACATCACCATCCGGCGGGATTTGCAGGAGCTGGAAAAACAGCGGGTGCTGGAAGTGGTGCGCGGCGGGGCCAGACTGGTCGAGCAGGCCCAGATGGATGTGGCCTACGAAATGCGTGCCCAGACCGAACTGGACGCCAAACGCCGCATTGCTGCCGAGGCGTTAAAACTGATTCAGGATGGAGACACCATCGCGCTGGATGCCAGCACCACCACCCTGGAAATTGCCCGTGTGCTTTCTGCCCGTGAGAACCTGCATGTGCTGGCCAGCAGCCTGGACGCAGCCAATGTGCTGGCCTCCTCCAAGATTCCTTTCACCGTGGTGGGCGGAACCTTCAATCCAGTGGTGCGCGGTTTCTCTGGTCCCATCAGCGAGCTGGTGCTGGGACGGTTGCATCCGGACCGGGTGTTCTTTTCTGCCCGTGGCCTCAGCCTGAAAGGGGGCCTGACCGATGCCAGTCTGGTGGAAGCCGAGGTCAAAAACCGCCTGATTCAGTCTGCCAAAACCGTGATCGCATTGATTGACCACACCAAATTCGGGGTGCTGGCCTTCTCCAGCATCGTGCCGCTGACCGATGTGGACATCCTGATCACCGATCAGGAACCCGATTCTGCCATGAAAAAGATGCTGCAGGACGCCCAGGTCAAGGTGATTGTGGCACGAGACTGA